Proteins encoded by one window of Shewanella avicenniae:
- the pmbA gene encoding metalloprotease PmbA yields the protein MSVPFIDSELSALQDAVATALEYARSLGSSAAEVAISKQQGLSVSCRLKEVETVEFNKDGALGITVYRDGHKGNSSTSDLSPEAIRQAVKAADGIARYTSQDPAAGLADAELMATEFPDLDLYHPRHSTAEELAELAIEAETAALAFDPRVTNSDGATANSHSSIKVYGNSHGFLHGYCSSRYSLSCVVIGSDEAGDMQRDYDYAVARQYEQLLSAAEIGRSAAKKTINRLGARKLPTGKLPVIFAPELATGLLGHFVGAISGSSLYRKSSFLQDSLNQQLFPEWFSIQEQPHLRGGLASAMYDSEGVATQDRAIITDGVLQTYLLTSYSARKLGMKNTGHAGGIYNWTVSDSGKTLEQLLTQMGTGLLVTEVMGQGVNAVTGDYSRGAAGFYVENGEILYPVEEITIASNLKDMYRNMVAVSSDRELRSSIRTGAILLDEMKIAGN from the coding sequence GTGTCAGTTCCATTCATCGATTCCGAGCTGTCGGCACTGCAAGATGCGGTAGCCACAGCACTTGAATATGCCCGCAGTTTAGGCAGCAGTGCCGCCGAAGTTGCCATCAGTAAACAGCAAGGTTTGAGTGTTTCTTGTCGTTTAAAAGAGGTGGAAACGGTTGAATTTAATAAAGATGGTGCCTTGGGGATCACCGTCTACCGGGATGGGCACAAGGGCAACTCCTCAACTTCAGATCTCTCTCCTGAAGCGATTCGCCAAGCAGTAAAAGCCGCCGATGGCATTGCGCGTTATACCAGTCAAGACCCTGCTGCAGGGTTAGCTGACGCCGAGTTGATGGCGACCGAATTCCCCGATTTAGATCTGTACCACCCACGCCATAGTACCGCTGAAGAGTTGGCTGAATTAGCCATTGAAGCCGAAACCGCTGCGCTGGCATTTGATCCGCGGGTGACCAACTCCGATGGCGCAACGGCGAATTCGCACAGCAGTATTAAAGTGTATGGCAATAGCCACGGTTTTTTGCACGGTTACTGCAGCAGCCGTTACAGCTTGAGCTGTGTGGTCATTGGCAGCGATGAAGCGGGCGATATGCAGCGTGATTATGATTACGCTGTGGCGCGCCAATATGAGCAGCTGTTGTCTGCCGCTGAGATTGGCCGCAGTGCCGCGAAGAAAACCATTAATCGACTTGGCGCGCGTAAATTACCTACTGGCAAACTGCCGGTGATTTTTGCACCAGAGTTGGCCACGGGTTTGCTGGGGCACTTTGTTGGCGCGATCAGCGGTTCAAGTTTGTATCGCAAATCCAGCTTCTTGCAGGATTCGCTCAATCAACAGCTATTCCCTGAATGGTTCAGTATTCAAGAGCAACCGCACTTACGCGGCGGCTTGGCCAGCGCCATGTACGATAGTGAAGGGGTGGCGACTCAAGACCGCGCCATCATCACCGATGGTGTGCTGCAAACCTATCTGTTGACCAGTTACTCGGCGCGTAAACTCGGTATGAAGAATACCGGTCATGCTGGCGGTATTTACAACTGGACTGTGTCCGACAGCGGTAAAACCTTGGAACAACTGTTAACACAGATGGGCACTGGCTTATTAGTCACTGAAGTGATGGGGCAAGGCGTTAACGCAGTGACCGGTGATTACTCGCGCGGCGCGGCAGGTTTTTACGTCGAAAACGGTGAAATCCTCTATCCCGTTGAAGAGATCACCATTGCCAGTAATCTGAAAGATATGTACCGCAATATGGTGGCGGTCAGCAGTGATCGCGAGTTGCGCTCTTCAATTCGTACCGGCGCCATTTTGCTCGATGAAATGAAGATCGCCGGTAACTAA
- the yjgA gene encoding ribosome biogenesis factor YjgA, which produces MKIVDDSELLKQPYDHDGEYVSKSALKRESTAAQDLGAQLLTLSKSQLDRITLDDSLLDALALAKKIKPNTDAHRRQVQYIGRLMRNIDIEPIKASLDKIMNRKNQVAAQVQLTEKLRDRLLAEGDAAVQELVEQYPSLDRQKLRQMLRQASKELTKVELSQSAAASNLFKYLLAETSA; this is translated from the coding sequence ATGAAGATCGTCGACGATTCCGAGCTGTTAAAACAACCCTATGACCACGATGGCGAGTATGTTAGTAAGTCCGCATTAAAACGCGAAAGTACTGCTGCTCAAGACCTAGGTGCGCAGTTACTGACACTTAGCAAAAGCCAGCTAGACCGTATCACCCTTGATGATTCGCTGCTGGATGCGTTGGCGTTGGCTAAAAAAATCAAGCCGAATACTGATGCTCACCGCCGTCAGGTGCAGTATATCGGCCGTTTGATGCGTAATATTGATATTGAGCCGATTAAAGCCTCACTAGACAAGATCATGAACCGTAAAAATCAGGTGGCTGCGCAAGTGCAGTTGACTGAGAAATTACGCGACAGACTGTTAGCGGAAGGTGATGCTGCGGTGCAAGAATTGGTTGAACAATACCCATCATTGGATCGCCAAAAATTGCGCCAAATGCTGCGTCAAGCCAGCAAAGAGTTGACCAAAGTGGAGCTGAGCCAATCAGCCGCAGCCAGCAACTTGTTTAAATATCTGTTGGCAGAAACCTCAGCGTAA
- a CDS encoding ABC transporter permease, giving the protein MSYWGWIVTDLLAIVRDRAIALTLFGGVLFYSVLYPLPYIHQVATDQAVVVVDLDNSSLSRQMIRYADANSQVAIIARAGSVAEAQTMIDRDQAKGLLLIPEGFRRDLLRGQQVTLGFAGDASYFLIYSAVVRGLTEAGLDISGKLQLQGLLANGILPAAAAKQVAPIALNEVAVFNAGLGYPGYVVPGLFLLILHQTLLIGMGILGAGQWRQTGYWQQFSPLTTVCLRIASFTLLYAFFSAFYVGWCFYGYDVGRLASLGQVLLLMLPFLLATAAAGMALSTLFNRRDLPTQVMLLTSMPILFVGGFVWPLTLIPEPLIWLSQLVPAIPGMMAMLQLNQMGADWSQIMPQWLQLWGLALGYLLLAVWGVRRRQLALADAIHLP; this is encoded by the coding sequence ATGAGTTACTGGGGTTGGATAGTCACTGATCTACTGGCGATTGTGCGCGATCGTGCTATCGCCTTGACCTTGTTTGGCGGTGTGCTGTTTTACTCAGTGCTCTATCCGTTGCCCTATATTCATCAAGTGGCCACTGACCAAGCTGTGGTGGTGGTTGATCTCGATAACTCATCGTTATCGCGGCAGATGATCCGCTATGCCGATGCCAACTCACAAGTAGCTATTATCGCGCGAGCGGGCTCAGTGGCGGAAGCGCAGACAATGATCGACCGTGATCAGGCCAAAGGGCTGTTGCTGATCCCCGAAGGCTTTCGACGCGATCTTTTACGCGGTCAGCAAGTCACCCTAGGTTTTGCCGGAGATGCCAGCTACTTTCTGATCTATTCGGCGGTGGTGCGGGGCTTAACCGAAGCCGGGCTCGATATTAGCGGCAAGTTGCAGCTGCAAGGGTTGTTGGCCAACGGCATTCTACCTGCTGCTGCGGCGAAGCAGGTTGCACCAATAGCCTTGAATGAAGTGGCGGTATTTAATGCTGGCTTGGGTTATCCCGGCTATGTGGTGCCAGGGTTGTTTTTGCTGATCCTGCACCAAACCCTGCTGATCGGTATGGGGATCTTGGGCGCTGGGCAATGGCGTCAAACAGGTTACTGGCAGCAGTTTTCGCCGTTAACCACTGTGTGCTTACGCATCGCGTCCTTCACACTGCTGTATGCTTTTTTCAGTGCTTTCTATGTCGGCTGGTGCTTCTACGGTTACGATGTCGGGCGTTTGGCGTCCCTTGGGCAAGTATTACTGCTGATGCTACCATTTTTGCTGGCCACCGCAGCGGCGGGCATGGCACTCAGCACCTTGTTCAATCGGCGTGATTTGCCCACCCAAGTGATGCTGTTAACCTCGATGCCAATCCTATTTGTGGGCGGCTTTGTGTGGCCACTGACGCTAATCCCTGAGCCGTTGATTTGGCTTTCGCAACTGGTGCCTGCCATTCCGGGCATGATGGCGATGTTGCAACTAAATCAGATGGGCGCGGATTGGAGCCAAATCATGCCGCAGTGGTTGCAGTTATGGGGTTTGGCGTTGGGGTATCTGCTATTAGCTGTGTGGGGTGTACGTCGTCGGCAACTCGCGTTGGCCGATGCTATCCATTTGCCATAA
- a CDS encoding ABC transporter permease, which produces MLALLRRELRLLKQDNWQLALISYIPLLGFLMLWWLFSSGLPRQLPVALVDQDNSSVSRMLSRSLDASPVNQVISYTNHADAVAAMRQGEVFAMVTLPNGLRRELLLGQQPQIDIRYTGQFLLVGKLLSSQISLALADGLQHLSRQSLLAHGVPAKLVTTHIAPVTTQTTALFNRNTNYVGFLVPPILVALWQLLAMLIFANALNRELTPSHWQQSYQIGWLKLIGAKLALYLPILLLHGQFMLALLYGYLGLPAAQLLWLLPVQLCLLLAVGLWVMTIFFLLADSARVISFSTALFAPAFAYMGITFPTSEMPTIAKLWRQLMPSSHYMEAQISLVSYGNVPLMWQHCAGMAGFLLLLIPALLLAYKRRPNPALMVTEVAP; this is translated from the coding sequence ATGTTGGCGCTGCTGCGGCGTGAGCTTCGCTTACTTAAGCAGGACAACTGGCAGCTGGCATTAATCAGTTATATTCCGCTGCTCGGCTTTCTAATGCTGTGGTGGCTATTTTCTTCGGGACTGCCGCGGCAATTGCCGGTGGCATTGGTGGATCAGGATAACTCCAGCGTTAGCCGAATGCTGAGCCGTTCGTTAGACGCCAGCCCGGTAAATCAGGTAATTAGCTACACCAATCACGCTGACGCCGTGGCGGCAATGCGCCAAGGTGAGGTGTTTGCCATGGTCACACTGCCCAATGGTTTACGCCGTGAGTTGCTACTGGGGCAACAGCCGCAAATTGATATTCGTTACACCGGCCAATTTCTGTTGGTGGGTAAGCTATTATCGTCGCAAATCAGTTTAGCGCTGGCGGACGGCTTACAGCATTTGTCACGGCAGTCGCTGCTTGCTCATGGCGTTCCAGCGAAGTTAGTGACTACCCACATTGCCCCCGTCACGACTCAAACCACCGCACTGTTTAATCGCAATACCAACTACGTTGGCTTTTTAGTGCCGCCGATTTTGGTGGCTTTATGGCAACTGCTGGCGATGTTGATCTTTGCCAATGCCCTCAATCGCGAACTAACTCCAAGCCATTGGCAACAAAGCTATCAAATTGGTTGGTTGAAGCTTATCGGTGCCAAATTGGCGCTCTATTTGCCCATCTTGTTGCTGCATGGTCAATTTATGTTAGCGCTGCTTTATGGCTATCTCGGCTTACCTGCCGCGCAGCTGTTATGGTTGCTGCCGGTGCAGTTGTGTTTGTTACTTGCAGTTGGTTTGTGGGTGATGACCATCTTCTTTTTACTGGCCGATAGTGCGCGGGTGATCAGCTTTTCGACCGCGTTGTTTGCCCCAGCCTTTGCCTATATGGGGATTACCTTTCCTACCTCCGAAATGCCGACGATCGCTAAACTATGGCGTCAATTGATGCCATCAAGCCATTACATGGAAGCGCAGATCAGCCTCGTCAGTTATGGCAATGTGCCCTTGATGTGGCAACACTGCGCGGGGATGGCGGGTTTTTTACTGCTGTTGATCCCAGCACTTTTGTTGGCTTATAAACGCCGCCCCAACCCGGCATTGATGGTAACCGAGGTGGCGCCATGA